A region of Geothrix edaphica DNA encodes the following proteins:
- a CDS encoding CPBP family intramembrane glutamic endopeptidase — MKSIFFDEGRRLRNGWWACLFLAIVATGLSGFQELVAPLLKRVGVRSGDWVVGVLFLITLLATWICTRLRGEPLASAGWRMDRRWAREVAWGTLFGIGVMLLAAGLLWAVGGVTWELDPGRSFRALGLGFGMFALVALWEESLFRGFLFQRLVAGLGAWPAQLILALFFARAHWGNPGMQGATKLWATLDIALAAVFLGLAYLRTRSLALPVGIHLGWNWAQGHVLGFGVSGTSVSNGWVRPVFQGKPEWVSGGAFGLEASIFGVLAALVGILLLWRWRGSVPAPAVATEAPAADSI; from the coding sequence ATGAAATCCATCTTCTTCGACGAAGGCCGGCGCCTGCGCAACGGGTGGTGGGCGTGCCTCTTCCTGGCCATCGTGGCGACCGGTCTCAGCGGTTTCCAGGAGCTCGTGGCGCCGCTGCTCAAGCGGGTCGGGGTCCGCAGCGGCGATTGGGTGGTGGGCGTTCTGTTCCTGATCACCCTGCTGGCCACCTGGATCTGCACCCGCCTCCGCGGGGAGCCCCTGGCCAGCGCCGGCTGGCGGATGGACCGCCGCTGGGCCCGGGAGGTCGCCTGGGGCACGCTGTTCGGGATCGGGGTCATGCTGCTGGCGGCGGGGCTGCTCTGGGCCGTGGGCGGCGTCACCTGGGAGCTGGATCCCGGGCGCAGCTTCCGGGCCCTCGGCCTTGGCTTCGGCATGTTCGCGCTGGTGGCCCTGTGGGAGGAGAGCCTCTTCCGCGGCTTCCTCTTCCAGCGGCTGGTGGCGGGCCTGGGGGCCTGGCCCGCCCAGCTGATCCTCGCGCTCTTCTTCGCCCGGGCCCACTGGGGCAACCCCGGCATGCAGGGCGCCACCAAGCTCTGGGCCACCCTCGACATCGCCCTGGCCGCGGTGTTCCTGGGGCTGGCCTACCTCCGCACCCGCAGTCTGGCCCTGCCCGTCGGCATCCACCTGGGCTGGAACTGGGCCCAGGGCCACGTCCTGGGCTTCGGGGTGAGCGGCACCTCAGTCTCGAACGGCTGGGTCCGCCCGGTGTTCCAGGGGAAGCCGGAGTGGGTGAGCGGCGGCGCCTTCGGGCTGGAGGCCAGCATCTTCGGGGTGCTCGCCGCGCTGGTGGGCATCCTGCTGCTGTGGCGGTGGCGGGGCTCGGTCCCGGCCCCGGCCGTGGCAACGGAAGCTCCGGCCGCCGATTCCATCTGA